In one Bacillota bacterium genomic region, the following are encoded:
- a CDS encoding helix-turn-helix transcriptional regulator, with the protein MLKHIEENYNKKLTLNELARSSFYNPSYFSRIFKECYGKILTEYISEKRLEAFLSPIPETLLKIKAWVMEGPTHHYALGSEHNSI; encoded by the coding sequence GTGTTGAAACACATAGAAGAAAATTATAACAAAAAACTCACGTTGAATGAACTGGCAAGGTCCAGTTTCTATAACCCCTCGTATTTTAGCAGGATATTCAAGGAATGCTATGGCAAGATACTTACTGAATACATAAGCGAAAAGAGACTTGAGGCTTTTTTGAGCCCAATACCAGAGACTTTATTAAAGATTAAAGCGTGGGTAATGGAAGGACCTACACACCACTATGCTCTGGGAAGCGAACATAATTCTATTTAA
- a CDS encoding Uma2 family endonuclease, which yields MVVNPTELQNNFDKYLKLCKIEEVIVSSNGKNIAMLVKYNEELLTNLYKEGVVCEKSLEYHSGNTKTSYEDFLKMKDASDKHYEFINGQIYLMASPSYTHQKIQANLFLIFGNWFKGKNCTPLVSPFDITLTDYEDNKNVVQPDIVIICNPEEMLDEKDRYIGTPSLIVEILSKATRSRDMVLKLNLYMSSGVKEYWIINTFNKEIHLYLFENNEISETRTWKIGESAESIVFKGLTANLDDVFSI from the coding sequence ATGGTAGTAAATCCAACAGAATTGCAAAACAATTTCGATAAATACCTCAAACTATGTAAAATTGAAGAAGTTATTGTGTCCAGTAATGGTAAAAATATAGCTATGCTGGTCAAATATAATGAAGAGTTGCTTACTAATTTGTATAAGGAAGGAGTCGTTTGTGAAAAAAGCCTTGAATATCATAGTGGAAATACAAAAACCTCATACGAAGATTTTCTAAAAATGAAAGATGCATCTGATAAACATTACGAGTTTATAAATGGACAAATTTATTTAATGGCTTCACCAAGTTACACTCATCAAAAAATTCAAGCAAATTTATTCTTGATTTTTGGCAATTGGTTTAAAGGGAAAAATTGTACCCCTCTGGTTTCACCTTTTGATATTACTTTGACAGATTATGAGGATAATAAAAACGTCGTACAGCCAGATATCGTGATCATATGTAATCCGGAAGAAATGCTTGATGAAAAAGACAGATATATTGGCACACCTTCACTTATTGTTGAAATCCTATCTAAAGCAACGAGAAGCAGAGATATGGTGTTAAAATTGAATTTGTATATGAGCAGTGGTGTAAAAGAATACTGGATTATTAACACTTTTAACAAGGAAATCCATTTATATTTATTTGAGAACAATGAAATTTCCGAGACGCGCACCTGGAAAATCGGCGAATCCGCAGAGTCAATAGTATTTAAGGGATTAACAGCCAATCTTGATGATGTTTTTTCAATATAA
- a CDS encoding type II toxin-antitoxin system Phd/YefM family antitoxin has translation MENENKLVITATELKSNLGKYLDYVCNDNEVVITKNGKKIIRMTPYITDIERYFTVLERSLDYQYGGKKVSYEEFMAIYEKSDLRMEYINGEIVLLSSPSTYHQNISGNLHVLLRNYLKGKPCKVFYSPFDVHFYKKGFKEPDVMQPDLLIACDLEHTVNEKGRYMGTPTLVVEILSPDTRSKDMVDKLNTYMLSGVKEFWVVDPQGKTVLVYGFKDFQIDSFITYKNSEVIKSYWFEDLEAPLKEVFES, from the coding sequence ATGGAAAATGAAAATAAATTGGTGATCACAGCCACAGAATTAAAGTCCAACCTTGGAAAATATTTAGATTATGTATGTAATGATAATGAAGTGGTTATCACAAAAAACGGCAAGAAAATAATTCGCATGACACCGTATATTACCGATATTGAGCGGTATTTTACCGTACTGGAAAGGTCTTTGGATTATCAGTACGGTGGAAAAAAGGTATCCTATGAAGAATTCATGGCAATCTATGAAAAAAGCGATCTGCGTATGGAGTACATTAATGGAGAGATTGTCCTGTTGTCGTCTCCAAGTACCTATCATCAGAATATTTCAGGCAATCTACATGTCTTATTAAGAAATTATCTGAAGGGAAAGCCGTGTAAAGTATTCTATTCACCTTTTGATGTGCATTTTTACAAAAAAGGTTTTAAAGAGCCAGATGTGATGCAGCCTGATTTGCTTATTGCCTGTGACCTGGAACATACAGTGAACGAAAAGGGGCGGTATATGGGAACACCCACACTGGTTGTTGAAATATTGTCGCCCGATACCAGGTCTAAAGACATGGTAGATAAATTGAATACTTATATGCTGTCGGGCGTAAAGGAATTCTGGGTGGTAGACCCCCAAGGGAAAACAGTCCTGGTTTACGGTTTTAAAGATTTTCAGATTGATTCATTCATAACGTATAAAAACAGCGAAGTTATAAAATCCTATTGGTTTGAAGATCTGGAGGCACCACTCAAAGAGGTCTTTGAATCATAA
- a CDS encoding multicopper oxidase domain-containing protein encodes MFKILLGIFSFYLFKAINYLKYIICKKKLQVQSFRQTTKLDPASIPKFVNQLVKPPVYKPFILKVKVTIEEKIHGNKVNIYKNKEKRHLYFVDISEFKQQILPEGFPQTTVWGYGGLVKDPETGRIKYSRSSPGATFEAVRGIPVMVKWINKLTGLHLLAVDPTLHWANPNNMPMDPPMPWPLFPPGFPKAQKPIPVVTHLHGGEVPSTFDGHPDAWFTSNGKRGPKFVTSLYTYPNKQQPATLWYHDHTLGITRLNVYLGLAGFYLLRDPENCKHNTLLEKNVVLPSGKYEIPIVIQDRSFNTDGSFSFNNVGVNPNIHPYWTPEFFGDTIMVNGKVWPNLDVEPRQYLFRFLNGSNARFYNLKLSNGMTFVQIGSDGGFLPKPVELGSLLIAPGERADILMDFSSIEPGTSIILQNDANAPFPGGDTPDPNTVGQIMQFTVLADSSAPVKPPRLPDKLNRIPRLIPDSPPRILTLNEVTTPNGPVILVLNGQKWSAPISELPRVGSTEEWIIINLTMDTHPIHLHLVQFQVVSRQNFKAEEYKNKWEEFNGVPPLDHPTIALPIEPYLDGEPISPPDNEKGWKDTVKVNSNEVTRIRVRFAPQDIPVFVAKPGKNLYSFDPTLGPGYVWHCHILDHEDNEMMRPYKVKA; translated from the coding sequence ATGTTTAAAATCCTATTAGGAATATTTTCTTTCTATCTATTTAAAGCTATAAATTATTTAAAATATATTATATGTAAGAAGAAGCTTCAAGTACAATCCTTTAGGCAAACCACCAAGCTTGATCCTGCATCTATACCAAAGTTTGTCAATCAATTAGTAAAGCCGCCTGTTTATAAACCCTTTATATTAAAAGTAAAAGTCACAATTGAAGAAAAAATACATGGAAATAAAGTGAATATATATAAAAATAAGGAAAAAAGGCATCTTTATTTTGTAGATATAAGTGAGTTCAAGCAGCAGATTCTTCCTGAAGGTTTTCCTCAGACGACAGTTTGGGGATACGGTGGACTTGTTAAAGACCCTGAAACCGGGCGTATCAAGTATTCCAGAAGTTCACCCGGAGCTACTTTTGAAGCTGTTAGAGGTATCCCTGTTATGGTAAAATGGATTAATAAATTGACTGGTTTACACCTACTTGCGGTCGACCCGACCTTACATTGGGCAAATCCTAATAATATGCCTATGGACCCGCCCATGCCCTGGCCTTTATTCCCTCCCGGATTCCCTAAGGCACAAAAACCGATACCAGTGGTGACACACCTTCATGGAGGTGAAGTACCTTCTACTTTTGACGGTCATCCGGATGCATGGTTCACTAGCAATGGGAAGAGGGGACCTAAATTTGTAACATCCCTTTATACGTATCCTAATAAACAGCAACCAGCTACTCTATGGTATCATGACCATACACTTGGTATAACACGACTTAATGTGTATTTGGGACTTGCTGGATTTTATTTGTTACGTGACCCCGAAAATTGCAAACATAATACATTACTTGAGAAAAATGTAGTTTTACCCAGCGGGAAATATGAGATACCAATAGTGATACAAGATAGGTCATTTAATACTGATGGCTCCTTTTCATTTAACAACGTTGGAGTAAATCCCAATATTCATCCTTACTGGACACCTGAATTTTTTGGTGACACTATTATGGTAAATGGAAAAGTATGGCCAAACCTGGATGTAGAACCACGCCAGTATCTGTTCCGATTTCTTAACGGTTCCAATGCCCGGTTTTATAATCTGAAGCTGTCAAATGGTATGACATTTGTACAAATTGGAAGTGATGGTGGCTTCCTACCTAAGCCAGTTGAGCTTGGTTCACTTTTAATAGCACCGGGAGAACGTGCAGACATTCTTATGGATTTTTCGAGTATTGAACCAGGTACTTCAATAATTCTTCAGAATGATGCAAACGCTCCATTTCCGGGCGGAGATACGCCTGATCCGAATACTGTCGGACAAATTATGCAATTCACAGTACTTGCAGATTCTTCCGCGCCAGTTAAACCGCCCAGGCTGCCTGACAAACTTAATAGAATTCCAAGACTTATACCGGACTCACCTCCCAGAATCCTGACATTAAATGAAGTAACTACACCTAATGGTCCAGTAATACTTGTATTAAATGGTCAAAAATGGTCGGCCCCAATATCAGAATTACCAAGAGTCGGATCAACAGAGGAATGGATTATAATTAACCTAACAATGGATACACATCCAATACATTTGCATCTGGTGCAATTCCAGGTTGTTAGCCGCCAGAATTTTAAGGCAGAAGAGTATAAGAATAAATGGGAAGAATTTAATGGAGTTCCTCCTTTAGACCATCCCACTATTGCATTGCCAATAGAACCCTATTTGGACGGCGAACCCATCAGTCCACCTGATAATGAAAAAGGGTGGAAAGATACTGTAAAGGTGAACTCGAATGAAGTTACCCGTATAAGAGTCCGTTTCGCACCACAAGATATCCCTGTATTTGTTGCAAAACCAGGCAAAAACCTGTATTCTTTCGATCCTACACTTGGTCCTGGATATGTTTGGCATTGCCATATCTTAGACCACGAAGATAATGAAATGATGAGACCATACAAAGTAAAAGCGTAA